The region ACTGAATTCCCAGGATCCGGTCACAGTAGTGTCAGGCCCGCCAAGCCCCAAGGGGCCATCAGGGTTTGCGAGGACAGTGCAAGACCGTGGAggggctgcccagggccagggtcCCGACATCGGTGGCACTAGGATGTGGGCAGCGAGGCGGCTGTCACCATGGCAGGGGCTGGCCTGTACAGCAGGGGCACTCGGGTGCGCCGGCTGCGCACGGCTCACAGAGCACACGGTGCTGGCAGGGCCGCAGGACGGTGCCGCGGGCCCGCTCCCCGCACACCACGCACTGCTTCGCTCGGAGCTGGAAGATCACCTGTGGGGGAGACATGGTTAGGGGTCCTCCCTACCACcgccccagcctggcctggctggAGGAGGAAAGCCAGGGGTGGGGGCCCATGAGGACATCTGAAGATGACTGGCCTGTCCCCCTGGCTACAGTGAGCGGGCAGGGGACATGCAGAGCAGGGTCAGGCTAGGGTAGACTCCCCTCCCAGGGGCTGCCCAGGAATGAAAAGATGGGGTTGGAGGTGCTTCATTGTGAGAACCCTGGGAGGAGGATGGGCTCCTGGCGCTGGAGCCATCCATGCAGCGTGGGAAGGGGTGGACAGGCAGGCAGCCACAGGGAAGGGGTGGGCCAGGATGGAGGTCCATGGACACCAGGATTGGGCTTCAAGGGACCCTGAATCGGGACCCAGCCCTCCACCCAAGAGCAGCCAAAGCCTGGGAGGCAGTGGCTGGGAGAGTGGTGAGAGATGTGCATCGCAGCTGCCTGGGCTACGGGCCATGGAGTGGGACTGTGCGTGAGAGGCAGGGCCATGGTGGAAGATTCCCCACTGAGCTGAGGGCACTGAGTTTCATGTTGCACCAGAAATGTGGTAGAATGAGCAGCCAAGGGGGTGAACAGAGACCCTGGAGGGCAACCCAGGGAGGGGGCCCAACACCACCAGGGTTCCAGCCGCATAGGGTGGATGGCATCCCCTGTCCGGGAGGGCATGGCTGGAGAGGCGAGGAGCGGATAGGTCCCTCCTCCCTCCGTGCACAGCCCTCAGGTTCCCCAAAAAACCACAGCCAGCACTCACTCCATCAACCGCTTCCAAATCCAGGCGCAGCTGACTCTGCAGCGAATGCAACTTTGGCAGGGGGATGGTGCCAATGTCAGTGCAGCCACATAGGCCGGGAAGCACGGAGGACAAGCCCCggccctccagctcctcctgcaaCCGCTGGAACTGggcttccacctcctccttcttctgTAGTGCCAGCTGCCGGGCGCTGTCAGCCGCGAGCGCCCGCTCCTTGGCCTCCTTGGCCTCCCGCTGCCACGCATCACAGGCCTGAAACCCAGGGGCTGCAGCAGTCGGGGCCAGGCTGGAAGCCCTCGCGTGCCCCCAGCCCCCCATTTCAGTGGCCCCTCCTCAGGCTCACCTGCTTCACCTGCTGCCAGGACTCCTCCCACTGCCTGATCTTCCTCTTGGCCTCGTCCAGCTGCCGCCGGACCCGGGCCAGCTCGGCACTGTTTGGACTGGCGCCTGAAGAGGATGCAGGGCCAGTGTTCAGGATGGGGGATGGGCTGGGAGAGAAGCTTCCAGAAACAAAGTCCCAGATGCTGCCGGGGACGCCATTCAAGCCTGTATATGGAGAAGACAGGTGTCAGCCCAGTCATGCTGGGACATCACAGACACCCCCTGGCAAGCTTTGGGGACCCCAGGCTCCACTGACAACAATGCCTGCGCTGATCTTTCTATCAGAAAAGGAAACGAGTTCCAGGTTTCTGCAGTGATGCTCAGACTCTGGTTCCAGACCCCTCATGCACTTAGAATCTGGAGAACCCCAAAGAGCTTTTGCTTACATGGATGACATCCAGTAACATATATGGcatcagaaattaacatttaaaaatacatactctTTTTAACACAGATCACATaagataaataacatttttcagTGAAGTTTAAACAAGGAACAGCTGTTTCCTGTTTTTGCAAACTCATCTGCTGCTGTGTTCGATCTCTGGTG is a window of Vicugna pacos chromosome 18, VicPac4, whole genome shotgun sequence DNA encoding:
- the UNKL gene encoding putative E3 ubiquitin-protein ligase UNKL isoform X6, producing MTPPQQPPPLKSEPRVLGPSGGSYNSFGLNGVPGSIWDFVSGSFSPSPSPILNTGPASSSGASPNSAELARVRRQLDEAKRKIRQWEESWQQVKQACDAWQREAKEAKERALAADSARQLALQKKEEVEAQFQRLQEELEGRGLSSVLPGLCGCTDIGTIPLPKLHSLQSQLRLDLEAVDGVIFQLRAKQCVVCGERARGTVLRPCQHRVLCEPCAAGAPECPCCTGQPLPW